The sequence AAGGCCTCTCagggcctcccccccccccccccccccgccctcacTGGAGCCAGACGGCCCACTGttgtcatggcaacgctggccgGAGGTGCTGCTAAGGGCCAGCTGGGCAGCCAAGCCTTCTCAGGCCTGAGCAGACAAGGGGCTCTGAACATCCCTAcagagggagggccctgggggtcTCTTTTGTCTGAGAAGGGATGGAAGGGACAAGCAAAGAAACCACTCCCAGGTAGGTCAAAGTCCTCCCAGGTGTGGCTTTGGTGGTAGGAatctgggggcgggggagtggggCCTGGCAGCATTCTCATCACTCCCTCACCTGACCTGTCTTGGTCTTTGTTTAGGGTTATCACCAGGGCTCCCCAAGGGCCCAGTAGCCTCCTAAGGCTCCCTGGGGAAGGTGCAGGGCGGGCCTAAGGCACAGGCTCTGAGAGGGCCTGGAGGAGCCAGTTAGACAGATTGGACCGAATTAATCCCTCTGAGAGCAGAGGCCTAGACCCTTAGACTCAGATGGCAGGAGGGCAAAGTGTTCTTcgtcctctgcctcccacccaggACACCCAAGAGCAGGCACTGGCTGCCTTGGCATCTCCCATAACTTTCCTGTTGCCACATTCCTGGCATATACAGGGGTTGTGGATGGTCTGCTTCCTCTCCCACACCTTCCTTCTCGGGCCCTGGAAGAGCAAGATGCAGCCGCAGGAATGCGGAAGACGGTCAGGTCTGGGGAAAAAGATGATTGTCCAACTCCCGCTCCGGCGTCTGGGAGAAACACAGTGACGCTCCTTGAAAGGGGCTCTAGGATTCAGGATAACGCAGCCTCCCAGAGCAcgccctctcctctctccccatcgCAGGGAAAAGCTTTCAGCCCGGGCAGTGTCCTTGCTTTCCCACCGGCCCTAGAACAACAACAGCATCAGCACGAGAAGGGGGCATCTGGGCAGTGGTGTAGAGTTGACAATACCTTGGATTTACATAGCACCTTTGTCTTCTAAAGGGCCTTTGCCTCTGTCGCCTCAGCCACCAGAACACAAACATCACAGCTTCCGCGGCAGAACAGGGAGACGGAGGCAGAGGCCCAGAAGGGATTCCATGCAGACTCAGTGGTGTGTCCGGGGCTCTGTGtgctgccctgggccaggctctCACTGGGTGTCGTTCACCTTGTACTTCAGGATGTAGGAGTAGAAATTGTGGTTGGCGTTCTCCAGCACCATGACGTAGACCTCCTGGCAGCCGGCCGTGCTGCAGCTGCCCTCCCAGTAGCCCTCGCGGTTCAGGGTCAGCGGCCACGTGTCCTGTCCCTTCACCAGAGCTTTGGCGACACCGTGCAGCTTCAGCTTGAACGGGACGTTGCGGTTGGCGGGAAGCACGCCCGATAGGGGCTCCAGCAGCTCATTGTCCTGCCCCCAGTTGCCGAAGCTCTCGGGGAACACGGGCCAGTTCACCTTCGTGTTGGTGCAGCACAGGAGGTAATTGAAGACGAAGATGTAGTTGCCCGGTTCCTGCCTCTTCTTGACGAAGATCTTGAGGGCGAACTTGCCAGCGTGGGGCAGCTGGACTTTCAGCTCCGTGTGTTTCTCCCGGTGCAGCTGGAAGATGTAGCGTCGCTGCGTCTCTTCAGTGATGGGGCCGTCGTCCCCATGCAGCGATGCCAGGACACTGATGCCCTCCTCCACGCCGAAGCTGATGGAGCAGCGCCCATCACTGGTGTAGATGACGGGCTCGGGGTGGGATGGCTTCGTGATGCCCATCTGCTCCGAGAACCAGCTGGGGCCCACGGGCTGGTGCAGCTCAGCGGGCAGCCGGACGTCGATATCTGCATAGTGGCACTTGAGCGTGTACTCCAGCACTGAGCTGTAGATCTCCGAGTTGCCTTTGGCGAAGATCTGCAGCTTGTGGGTGCCCACGGTTGGAGGGTACACGTCCAGCTTCATCCCGTTCTTCCTGAGGCTCAGCAGCCCGTGCTCCTGCTTGCCGTTGAGCATAAACATGAACAGCGTTGGGGCACAGCTCTCGATGGTGACCGTGGCCTTCCCGTTCACTGTGCAGAGAGAGTCCGGGTCAGGTGAGAGGGGTCTGGCCTGGGCtgatgtgctggtaaatgtttaacagcGGAATCTCTGGGGGGGAAACCCTGACTTACAGCgtctgcccccaccctcaccccccattTCCGTGGTGTAAATATCTTTACCATGATATTCTTAACACACCAATGTGGCCTCACGGAACATGATAGAAGCTGGTGGCAGCACATGGCTGGAAGGCTTCCCCTACTGCTCTGGGTGGTTCTCTTTGGAAGCTGAAAGCTGGGAggtctcaggaaaaaaaatctgccccCCAGTTGTATGTGCTCACTTGGCCCATTTGATTCACATTGGATGAAAGTTGCATGAAGGCTTAGCCTGGTTCCTGGTCAGGGGAGAGGGCTGAGGGGCAAGGAGGGCCCTGGTTCGAGAGCCACCCTTTGTCTGTCACCTCCAAGTCACAAGACTTGATTTCACATTGATCTCTACAACATCTGGTCCTCACAGTGTCACAGCTGTCATGTCAACTCCTTACCTTAAAAaccacttggggagttcccatcatggtgcaagggaaacaaatccgcccaggaaccacaaggttgtgggttcgatccctggcctcactcagtgggttaaggatctggcattgccatgagctgttgtgtaggtcgcagacacagcttggatcctgcattgctgtggctgtggtgtaggccagcggctacagctctgattagacccctagcctgggaacctccatatgctgccggtgcggccctaaaaagacaaaaataccaaaaaacaaaacaaaaaccccacttGAAATGGCCTCCCTCCTGTGCTCAAGGGGCAGGGCTGTCTACTTgcatccctctcccccaccccaggcttctTGAATGGAGTCAGTGAGTGCATGGGAGGCTCTTCTGCATCcacacccctccctgcctctccccttgCCCCTTAGTGCTGTCTTCCTTTGTCCCAGTCACTGTGTGGGGGTCAGGGAGTCAGTTCTCCATCTTTGCAGTCCAGGAGCACTCCCCTGCCTGGTCCCCTCTGCCTCACAGgaccccagggaggggcagggcttcTCTAAGGGCCTCGCCCTGCCTTTCTCTCAGAAGCCGATCACCTGCTATTTGTCCCAGCCACCCCCGCAGCTCCATTTGTGGATGAACACAAAGGAAGGACCAGACTAGCATCTGATCCATGCTCCCTAGTGAGCTTTCCCCAGTCGGGGGTCCAGTGCCCCTGCTGGGGAGGCAGAAAGCCATGCCTGGTCTCTAGGACAAGGGTCCCGCGACTTCCCACAGAAACAGCCACGAGGTGCCCTGACTCCAGGCTGCTCAGCTCCTGCATTCAGTGTTACCTCCCATGATGGGAGTGACAGTCCCCACGCAGGCAGCGGGCTGTGGGCTGGGGGCACCAGGGGCCTCTCCCCTTGCCTTCTTCATGGCTCCTCTGTCTAGAAGACTTTCCCTGCCTTCTCAGGCACTGCCAACTCCTCACTGGCCATCTTCTCCCAAACCCTTCCCACTGCAGTTCTCCTCCACTCATTCAGCTCTCTGAAATCTGACCTCTGTCCCCACTCGACAGGTGACCAGTGACTTCCTTGGAGGTTCTTGTCCATGCCCTCCTGGAAGTCCTCTCCTCCCCTTGCATCCATCACCGACCTGGCCTGgctctctctccacccctctgACTGTCACCTGATCCCTTCCCTTTCTGGCACACTAGTTGTGAGTTTCTTTATGCTTCTGTGCTATTTTCTTTGTCTACACTCCTCCACTGCCATCAGCCACAGTGGGACACCTGTCCCATGGTAACCGCCAAGGGAAAGTGACCAAGAACAGCCTTGGTCACTTGGTATCAGCCTTTCTCAGTTgaatccctcctctcccctcacttCCTCTTCTAAGACAacttgtggggtggggggtgggcagagctgtCTCAGCCCTCAACTGCTCATAGCCGCTGTTCTGCTCCATCTTGCACCCTAGCTGATTGTGAGGCTGAGCTGCCTGGAAGCCTCTCTCCTGGCCCTGCATCTCCTTCAGGGAACTTAGTACTGCTGTAACATCTATTCCCCCTGCTGGATGCAGGCGCCATGGGGAAGGGCtttttcctgcctcctttcctgCCACGTCGCAGGTCTGGCCAGGGCACCTGGCTCAGGGGGCTCTTGGCAAAGGTGAGTCGAATGGCTGGGAAGTCTTGAAATAAACGGTGGGGAGCCTGTGACCGCCTCCCCTCgcccctccccaaccctctctcaccctcccctccctcctgtctTAGGCCCACCACAGttttccctctctgctttcttCCTATCTCCACTCTTAACAAAACTCGCTCCAGCAAAGAAACAGTCTTTAAATATGCTTCATGAATATGCAAGCAAATTTTAGCTTTACTATAGATTGAGAAACCTAACGTTTACATTTCTGTCTCTTGAAAAGGCAAACTCCTTGGTAGCGATCTTCTGGTGTGGCCTGGCCCATTCCTCCCATGGCCCCAGGGCCTATGACAGCCAGAAGAGCACGCTGGCCCCTCCCGCCCTGTCTGACATCCCCACAGAAGCCACACTCAGCGATGGCAGCCTCATGCTGTTATTTTAGCAGCGGGAGCTGCCAGGTATTTGcggttttaaaaagtattcaggAGCTCAGCAACCTGGTTAAGGAGACTGCTATGAGGTGGAAGGGACAAATCAGCAGGGACGAATGTGGGGGCCCCTGTGTTCTGGTGCCCCCATGGCCTTGCAGTGTGGGGTGAGGCTCACCCGCAGACCCCCGACCCGCTGTGCTAATGCCGAGTGAGCTCAGGTCTTCCCTCCTGGGAGCACACAGGCCCTTGGGGGAAGTGTGAGGTGCACTGACCTCTCTGGGCTAAGCCCTGCACTATGGTTCTGGGCCTCCTAAGCCCGGCCCCCCACATGCCTCATAGTTCACAAATACACCCAATGGGCTGCCCGTGGCccctgtggggaggtggggagcgaACGTCAGTCCAGGCCAGCCCCGAGGATAGCTCAGCTCCAGTCCCTGCACTGCCTAGCCCCAGGGAAGTCACTTGGATGAGGCTGGCCCTGCCTCCAGGACAAAAAGAGGCAAAGCTGTGGGCGGGACCAGCAGGCATCCAGCACAGTAAGAGACAGCTGTGCAAGGCCAGGTGGCACCTACCTCTGGGGGCTTGAGCTCAGGCCTTGGGGGCCTTGCTGTGTCCTTTCTGGAACACGTCTGTCCCTGTATCCTGTGATGCCTGCTCTCCAGCTCCCAACATTCAGCCCAGTGGCTACGTCCTTAAGAAAGCCCCCCAGTGCTCTGTCCTGGGAGAACCCCGCTGCTCCCCCACCGGCTGGTTAGTCCACTGACATGCGGATCCTGGCTCTGCTGGGCCAAACACACTCTGTGCCAGGAGTTGGGAGCTTCTGTTGGGAGGTGAGGCAGCCCTTTCCCTGTGTTTGAGCTGAGAGCGACCCCCCACCAGCCCTGgctccctgacacactgagccacagacCTCATCACATCCCCGTCTTGGTTTATGCTGGCGTGAGGGGCATTGGTCCTTCTAAATGTGATCCGAGGCCTTGTCCTGTCCTGATGGCCTGATGGCCTGGGCAGCCTCAGTTGCCGTGCACTggcgccccccaccccgcaactCCATGTACAGCTGACACAAGCTGGGTCCTGGCAGGGCAGCCCCCAGGCTCCGGTTACCTGTCTTGATGATGGAGGTCTCCGGGTGGGCACTCAGCATCCCCTTGTTGTAGAATTCGCTCTTGTGATACATGTTATTTTCAAACTGCCTCAGGGATTGAGGAGGTTTGAGCAGTTGCCAGTTCTTGTTGTCTGGGAAATGGTCCTCAATGAACAGAGCAGGATGGGTGAGGAAGTAGAATTCATTGTAGCTGGAGGGGGACAAGCTGGTCAGTAGCCACGTGGGGGGAGCAGGTCCCGGCTGCGCAGGGGGTACGGAGCGGAGAGCTCACAGGGGGTCCTCAGGGCCTTCCTTGGGCTAACACATCCACAGGAGAGGTCCCGCCCGCATGTCAACGGGAAGAGGCACCATCTCCAACCCTACCGTGGGCCCTGCATGTGCTCCCTCAGGGGTTGCTTCCAGAAATAGaaggcaaggcaggatccgaggcCACTTTTAAGAGAAGGCCACAGCCCAGGTGGGGCTGTGTCCACGCGGAGAAAGAGCTCTCCCTGCTCTCAAAGCCAAAGAGATTTAAAGGGAGCAAAGCCGTGACCCACAGACCAGGTGCCAGTGGAGtggcaggaaggcagggagggaaagcCTGGTGCACGGGCTCTGTCCACACCCAGCGTGAGCAGCTGTGTAGGTGGGAAGCCCTGATGTGGCCCCTGGAGCCACCTAGATGCGGCTCTCTGGAGGCCAGTGATGGGGATCAGAAGAACAGGGGACTCCTCTGAGATGGGGGTGCCTTCACTCGGCCCCAAGTGAGCAGTACCCAGAACTGATGTAGCAAAGGAGAGGTGTGACCGGATGTGTCCTGCAcatacgtgcatgtgtgtgtgcactcgTGTCTGCCCTGCGTGCAGGACTGTCAGGATTTAAACTGCATAGATGAGACAATGCTCTTGTTTTTCTGGGTGAAAAGGCATCTGAGCTGCTGATGGACTTTAAGATCCAGCACAAATGTCATGGTTAAGGCCAGAGCCTTGGAGGATGGACATGCTCCAGCCCTCAGTATCCCAGCCACCCTGCCCCACAGTGGCCAGGGTGCCTGCGCATCCCAGCACCCCTTTCCACAAACCAGAGCCCTTCCTCAGAGGTAAGATACAGCCCCATTAGCCCAGGGACAAGGAGGCAGAGCCCCAGTGTCTGGGAGGCAGCAGGAGAGAATTCTAGCACCTGTGCATGTAACGCACAGTAAAATGGCCAAGGACCTCAGGGGAACCTGCAGATGCTTAGAGAGGCTGCCCTGCCTTTGCGCACACTTGGCCTGTGAATGAACACTATGCTGTTAGAGCTTGGGTGGAGGGGGGAGCTGGGGAGCCAGAGGGGGCTTTAGACAGTGGAGGGTCTAAAGGTCAGGACAAAAAGGTTAGGCCCTTCACTGGCCTGGAACTGGCTCACCCCTGAGCTGGAGGAAGAGTGGGGGCAGCCAGCAGCAGACAGAGGCCCCTtggccctccttcccctcccactgGGCCTTCTCTACCTGCTCCTCATGCAACCTTGCACCTGCCCCATTTCCACGGATCATTTCCTAGGACCCTGTGGAACTGAGCCTGTACTTACAGGAAGGTGAACTTGGAGGTGGCGGAATCCACCAGGCCACTGCCCCAGGTGCTGTCCACCAGGTGCCATCTCCCCTCCAGGTACACGGCATTCCAGGCGTGGTCAAACTCCCCAGAGAAGCTCTGCCCTGGCTGGTAGCCAAAGCCCTTGGAGTAACCAGGCACAGTCATACACTGCACTCCAGCGATCCtggggggcgggaggtggggtGGACAGAGGCTCTGAGAGGCAGCTCCCACGGGGGTacccccccaaatcccagtctgTCTGTGGCCTCAGGCCTTAGGCATGTCTGCTGTCCCTCaatccctccctgcctctggcatAGTCACATATATACAGCCTGAGGGCTTTTATCTGCGGACCTGGGGGACTTGGGGACACAGGGCTGGCTGGTCCCACCAGGCAGACTAGCTGCAGCCCCCACTGTCTGCTCCTCCCTCCAACTGTACAAAGCACTTGGGAATGTTTCTCCCCAGAGACTGCCTGAGGGCTCTGCTGTGAGTCTGCAGGAGGATGAAGGTGCGACAGCAAGGACCGCCTGGTGAGCAAGGAAACCAGGGTGACAATGATGTCCTTGAAGATCCAGAGTGACTCTAGATATGTGACTGGGGATCGGGGTCTaggtggcagtgctggatctgaggaTGCAAGAGAAAGCTGAGGCCACTCCGCTCACCACGTCCGGCCCATGGACCCTGTGTGGGGACCCCTGGGGCAGGCCAGCGGGGTCTCTGAGACGTGGGGAGGACAGGCCCACTGCCAGGGCCACCATAGTGCATTAAGGGCATTTGCTGACTGACTGCTCTGGCCACGGCTTCAGATTCCCCTGTAGCTGTCATTCCAGCTGGAAATGCTGACCAGTCAGCCCGAGTTTTTATCAAGGTCCCCTTGAGAGTGTGTTCCCCCACCACTCACAACCAAGCTGGCCTGGACAGTGGGGGATGGACGCTGGTCACCTCTGGGGACCACAGAGATCATGGGCAAGCTATAATCTGGGCACTTGTAGCTGAAACCCTGAGGGCCAGACCGAGGCTATGGGCATCACTCCGCAGTCACAGCAAGCATCCTGAGAGTCCTGCCATGGCTACCTggccttctcctttttttttttttttttttttctttttagggccgcacttgcggcatatgaaggttcccaggctaggggtcaagttggagctacagctgccggcctataccacacccatagccacaccagatctgagctgcgtctgtgacccacaccacagctcaccgcaacaccggatccttaaccccacaactcgaggccagggattgaacccacaacttcatggttcctagtcagattcatttctgctgcaccacaaggggaactccaagctggCCTTCTCCTTCAGCAGCCCTGTCCCTCTGCATGACAGCTGAGGGGTGGGCTGCTCTTCTGACGCAGGGGACACGCCGTGCTAGCCCTTCTGGGTCCTTCTGTGAGTTAGTGCTCCTTTTTCAAGACACTTTCCTTTCAATGTGGAAGGTTAGTGTGATCAACTCCCACACCAGTGAATCCAGGGTGTTCGTGGCAGCCCCTTGGATGGGGCTCAGCACAAGCTGCCAGCTGATCCTGCCTCCCC is a genomic window of Sus scrofa isolate TJ Tabasco breed Duroc chromosome 13, Sscrofa11.1, whole genome shotgun sequence containing:
- the KY gene encoding kyphoscoliosis peptidase; the protein is MELKKDSNSVSIDMLLIVHSEKRRAAQGAHSDRQTDPGAPPQRRGGLQVIGNGIRRWQKLEGSDLHGNLVEKQHLQQTQVITSYDNQGTQLTVEVHPRDAMPQLLKKFSLAKRLQGDKNGNTRPRQPGGKDAHAYPWDRSSLKSMPLDLRQFEKLDAYASQVMVKSGLDELVSDLLQEAHSDLERVRAIWIWICHHIEYDIEAAQEKDRQAFKPTTILQTQKTNCDGYAGLFERMCRIAGVQCMTVPGYSKGFGYQPGQSFSGEFDHAWNAVYLEGRWHLVDSTWGSGLVDSATSKFTFLYNEFYFLTHPALFIEDHFPDNKNWQLLKPPQSLRQFENNMYHKSEFYNKGMLSAHPETSIIKTVNGKATVTIESCAPTLFMFMLNGKQEHGLLSLRKNGMKLDVYPPTVGTHKLQIFAKGNSEIYSSVLEYTLKCHYADIDVRLPAELHQPVGPSWFSEQMGITKPSHPEPVIYTSDGRCSISFGVEEGISVLASLHGDDGPITEETQRRYIFQLHREKHTELKVQLPHAGKFALKIFVKKRQEPGNYIFVFNYLLCCTNTKVNWPVFPESFGNWGQDNELLEPLSGVLPANRNVPFKLKLHGVAKALVKGQDTWPLTLNREGYWEGSCSTAGCQEVYVMVLENANHNFYSYILKYKVNDTQ